In the Aneurinibacillus soli genome, one interval contains:
- a CDS encoding GNAT family N-acetyltransferase has protein sequence MLIRSFRLGDYAFITRIWEETGLEQTETETLDALARQLAWDSDLVMIAEYEGQVAGVIVGTIDGTRGYFYRLAVDPKLQGHGLGRKLVEALEKRFRQRGVTRVFIMVNQDNKKVLPFYSSLGYDIKEYITLSKKIDPESEVG, from the coding sequence GTGTTAATACGGTCGTTTCGCTTAGGGGATTATGCATTTATCACTCGCATCTGGGAAGAAACAGGGCTCGAACAAACAGAAACCGAAACGCTTGACGCGTTAGCCAGACAGCTAGCATGGGACAGTGATCTTGTGATGATTGCTGAATACGAAGGCCAGGTAGCTGGCGTTATCGTTGGGACGATCGACGGCACGCGCGGTTATTTCTATCGGCTGGCAGTGGACCCGAAGCTTCAGGGGCACGGACTGGGGCGCAAACTTGTCGAGGCGCTCGAGAAACGGTTCCGCCAGCGCGGCGTCACGAGAGTGTTTATTATGGTAAATCAGGATAATAAGAAGGTGCTTCCTTTCTACAGTTCATTAGGGTATGACATAAAGGAGTACATCACGTTATCCAAGAAAATTGATCCAGAATCTGAAGTGGGCTGA
- a CDS encoding ABC transporter ATP-binding protein, with amino-acid sequence MESIKRYLLFVKPYWTRIITTIAIGIVKFGIPLIMPLLLKYVVDDILLVSGDAHAKLTQLSWIMVGVFFIFTVVRWPIEYWRQYLAQSVSNRVLYDIRSRAFDHIQKLSLRYFHNHRAGEVISRVINDVEQTKSFVDTGLMNIWLDLVTLLIAVAIMMSMDGWLTLVSICMFPLYGFSIKYFYSRLRGLTRTRSQALATLQAHLHERVQGVPVIKSFALEEHEQGQFDARNQNFLTRALDHTSWNAKTFATVNTITDIAPLLVIMVAGYRVVNGTLTVGELVAFYAYLDRLYAPLRRLVNASTTMTQAYASMDRVFEFFDEKYDVTDKPGAHELPRIEGRVEFDGVRFRYADEGEDVLRGVNLTVEPGKTVALVGMSGGGKSSLISLIPRFYDVESGSIRIDGYDVRDVTMKSLRSQIGMVLQDNILFSDSIRQNILMGNPEASEEEVIAAAKAANAHDFILELSDGYDTEIGERGVKLSGGQKQRIAIARVFLKNPRILILDEATSALDLESEHLIQQALEKLAYNRTTFIVAHRLSTITHADVIVLIENGQIREQGTHAELMALHGAYYKLFTVQNLDES; translated from the coding sequence ATGGAAAGCATCAAGCGATATTTGCTGTTCGTAAAACCATACTGGACGCGCATTATTACCACGATTGCGATCGGTATCGTAAAATTCGGCATTCCGCTTATTATGCCGCTGCTGCTGAAATATGTAGTGGATGATATTTTGCTTGTGTCGGGCGATGCTCATGCCAAGCTTACGCAGCTTAGCTGGATTATGGTGGGGGTATTTTTTATTTTTACGGTTGTGCGCTGGCCGATTGAGTACTGGCGGCAGTATTTGGCGCAGTCAGTATCGAACCGTGTATTGTACGATATCCGCAGTCGAGCATTTGATCATATTCAGAAGTTATCGTTGCGGTATTTTCATAATCATCGGGCAGGAGAAGTCATTTCCCGGGTTATTAACGACGTAGAGCAGACGAAGAGCTTCGTGGATACGGGCCTGATGAATATTTGGCTCGATCTGGTCACCTTGCTTATCGCTGTAGCCATTATGATGTCAATGGACGGATGGCTGACGCTTGTCTCGATCTGTATGTTCCCGCTGTATGGATTTTCGATCAAATATTTTTACTCCCGGTTGCGAGGTTTAACGCGCACCCGCTCGCAGGCGCTCGCCACTTTGCAGGCGCATCTGCACGAACGTGTCCAGGGCGTGCCGGTTATTAAAAGCTTCGCGTTAGAAGAGCATGAGCAGGGGCAGTTCGATGCGCGCAATCAGAATTTCCTGACTAGAGCGCTTGACCATACGAGTTGGAATGCCAAAACATTTGCGACGGTGAATACGATTACCGACATTGCACCGCTGCTTGTCATTATGGTGGCAGGCTATCGGGTTGTGAACGGAACGTTGACAGTCGGAGAACTGGTTGCGTTCTATGCGTATCTGGATCGGTTGTATGCGCCGCTTCGCCGTCTGGTCAATGCCTCGACTACAATGACGCAGGCATATGCGTCGATGGACCGTGTATTTGAGTTTTTCGATGAGAAGTATGATGTTACCGATAAGCCAGGTGCACATGAATTGCCACGCATCGAAGGTCGGGTAGAATTTGACGGAGTACGCTTCCGTTACGCCGATGAGGGAGAAGACGTGCTGCGCGGTGTTAACCTGACCGTAGAACCGGGGAAAACGGTGGCACTTGTTGGGATGAGCGGCGGGGGGAAATCGTCGCTGATCAGTCTGATTCCGCGCTTCTATGATGTAGAGAGCGGCAGCATTCGGATTGACGGATACGATGTGCGGGATGTAACGATGAAGAGCTTGCGTAGCCAGATTGGTATGGTCTTGCAGGACAATATTTTGTTCAGTGATTCGATCCGGCAGAATATCCTGATGGGCAATCCAGAGGCGAGCGAGGAAGAAGTAATCGCAGCCGCGAAAGCAGCGAATGCACATGATTTCATTCTAGAGCTTTCAGACGGCTATGATACGGAGATTGGTGAGCGCGGCGTCAAGCTTTCCGGCGGGCAGAAGCAACGCATCGCGATTGCACGTGTGTTTCTCAAAAACCCGCGCATTCTCATTCTCGATGAAGCAACGTCTGCGCTGGATCTCGAGTCGGAGCATCTCATCCAGCAAGCGCTTGAGAAGCTCGCGTATAACCGTACGACCTTTATTGTCGCACACCGCCTGTCTACGATCACGCATGCAGATGTGATTGTGTTGATCGAGAATGGACAGATTCGTGAGCAGGGAACTCATGCGGAGCTTATGGCACTGCATGGGGCGTACTACAAGTTGTTCACAGTACAAAATTTGGATGAGAGTTGA
- a CDS encoding superoxide dismutase, translating into MAKFELPALPYSFDALEPHIDAQTMEIHHDRHHATYVNNLNAALEGHAELAGKSIEELQNLDSVPESIRTAVRNNGGGHYNHSLFWEIMSPNGGGAPTGEVAKAIEASFGSFDKMKEEFAKAAATRFGSGWAWVVVDGDKLAITSTPNQDNPLMEGKTPILGLDVWEHAYYLKYQNKRPDYVGAWWNVVNWDEVNKRYAQAK; encoded by the coding sequence ATGGCTAAATTCGAATTACCAGCTCTTCCTTATTCTTTTGATGCTCTTGAACCGCACATTGATGCACAAACAATGGAGATCCACCACGATCGTCATCATGCAACATACGTGAACAACCTGAACGCAGCACTCGAAGGTCACGCTGAACTCGCAGGCAAATCTATCGAGGAACTGCAAAACCTTGACAGCGTACCAGAAAGCATCCGCACAGCGGTTCGCAACAATGGTGGCGGTCACTACAACCACAGCCTGTTCTGGGAAATCATGTCCCCGAACGGTGGCGGTGCGCCAACTGGCGAAGTAGCAAAAGCTATCGAGGCTTCTTTCGGCAGCTTCGACAAAATGAAAGAAGAATTCGCAAAAGCAGCAGCAACTCGCTTCGGTAGCGGTTGGGCATGGGTTGTTGTTGACGGCGACAAACTGGCTATTACAAGCACTCCGAACCAAGATAACCCGCTGATGGAAGGTAAAACTCCAATCCTTGGTCTCGATGTTTGGGAGCATGCTTATTACCTGAAATACCAAAACAAACGCCCGGATTACGTTGGTGCATGGTGGAACGTAGTAAACTGGGATGAAGTGAACAAACGCTACGCGCAAGCGAAGTAA
- a CDS encoding DUF402 domain-containing protein — protein MMTSPGTPFRIESYKHDQLFHRSWDKTILLHRSDTVLIGGNDNVRVTESDGREWRTREPAICTFGRGQWFNTIAMIRTDGIYYYCNIGSPFLFRNDLLTYIDYDLDVKVYPDMSYNILDKEEFALHSRRMQYPQDVIQLVHKGVQEVVTWIQERRGPFHPGFVERWYERYLQLKNQ, from the coding sequence GTGATGACATCACCCGGCACTCCATTTCGCATTGAAAGCTATAAGCACGACCAGCTATTCCACCGTTCGTGGGATAAAACGATCTTGCTTCACAGAAGTGATACCGTGCTGATTGGCGGCAATGATAACGTCCGTGTAACAGAATCGGACGGGCGGGAGTGGCGGACGCGTGAACCGGCGATCTGTACATTTGGACGGGGACAGTGGTTTAATACGATTGCGATGATTCGGACAGATGGCATCTATTACTACTGCAACATTGGCTCACCGTTTTTATTCCGTAATGATCTGCTTACCTACATCGACTATGATCTTGATGTGAAGGTGTATCCGGATATGAGCTATAACATTCTGGATAAGGAAGAGTTCGCGCTGCACAGCCGCCGCATGCAGTATCCGCAGGATGTAATTCAGCTTGTACACAAAGGTGTTCAGGAAGTTGTAACCTGGATACAAGAACGGAGGGGGCCGTTTCATCCCGGTTTTGTTGAGCGCTGGTATGAACGGTATTTGCAGCTGAAGAATCAGTAA
- a CDS encoding glutamine--tRNA ligase/YqeY domain fusion protein, whose product MIQLETNPGTSNFIKNIVTDDLQSGKVDTVVTRFPPEPNGYLHIGHAKSICLNFELADEFKGKTNLRFDDTNPLKEDVEYVESIKEDVKWLGFEWDGMFFASDYFEEMYNRAVLLIKKGKAYVCELMPEQMREMRGTLTESGKESPYRNRTVEENLDLFERMRKGEFKDGEKVLRAKIDMSSPNMNMRDPVLYRISHAEHHNTGDKWCIYPMYDFAHPLEDAIEGVTHSICTLEFEDHRPLYDWVIEECEMEARPRQYEFARLNVTNTVMSKRKLKLLVDEKHVDGWDDPRMPTISGLRRRGYTPEAIRTFCREIGVARSNSTVDEKLLEHFIREDLKLKVPRTMGVLRPLKVVITNYPEGQVEMLDAEINPENPEMGIRQIPFSREIYVEQDDFMEVPPSKYHRLFPGNEVRLKHAYFIKCNDFVKDENGNVVELHCTYDPETKSGSDFNARKVKGTIHWVEATQAVPAEFRLYEPLILDEQEDEEKSFLENVNPNSLEVVQGFVEPNMKDVKAHDKFQFFRHGYFNVDPKDTTADELVFNLIVSLKSSFKLPKK is encoded by the coding sequence GTGATTCAATTGGAAACGAATCCAGGGACATCGAATTTTATTAAAAATATTGTCACCGACGACCTGCAATCCGGGAAGGTCGATACAGTTGTAACTCGCTTTCCGCCGGAGCCAAACGGTTATTTACATATCGGACACGCAAAGTCCATCTGCCTGAACTTTGAGCTGGCTGATGAATTCAAAGGCAAGACGAATTTACGCTTTGATGACACGAACCCGCTGAAAGAAGATGTGGAATACGTGGAATCGATTAAAGAAGATGTGAAATGGCTCGGTTTTGAATGGGACGGCATGTTCTTTGCTTCCGATTACTTTGAAGAAATGTACAATCGTGCGGTGCTGCTTATCAAAAAAGGGAAGGCGTACGTATGTGAGCTTATGCCTGAGCAAATGCGCGAAATGCGTGGTACGCTGACAGAGTCAGGTAAGGAGAGCCCGTATCGCAATCGTACCGTGGAAGAAAATCTCGATTTGTTTGAGCGGATGCGTAAAGGTGAGTTCAAAGACGGCGAGAAAGTGCTTCGTGCCAAAATCGATATGAGCTCCCCGAATATGAATATGCGGGACCCAGTTCTGTACCGTATTTCTCATGCGGAACATCATAATACAGGTGATAAATGGTGCATCTATCCGATGTATGATTTCGCGCACCCACTCGAAGACGCTATCGAAGGCGTGACGCATTCCATCTGTACGCTGGAATTTGAAGATCACCGTCCATTGTATGACTGGGTCATCGAAGAATGCGAGATGGAAGCTCGCCCGCGTCAGTACGAATTTGCTCGTCTGAACGTGACGAATACGGTAATGAGTAAGCGTAAACTTAAACTTCTTGTAGATGAGAAGCATGTTGATGGCTGGGATGACCCTCGCATGCCAACCATCTCCGGTCTGCGCCGCCGCGGCTATACACCGGAAGCGATTCGTACATTCTGCCGTGAGATCGGTGTTGCTCGCAGCAACAGTACCGTAGATGAGAAGCTACTCGAACATTTTATTCGCGAAGACTTGAAACTCAAGGTGCCACGTACGATGGGTGTGCTTCGTCCGCTCAAAGTGGTGATCACGAACTATCCAGAAGGACAGGTCGAGATGCTAGATGCAGAGATTAACCCGGAAAACCCGGAGATGGGCATTCGTCAGATTCCATTCTCCCGCGAGATTTACGTGGAGCAAGATGATTTCATGGAAGTGCCACCGAGCAAATACCACCGCCTGTTCCCTGGTAATGAAGTGCGCTTAAAGCATGCGTACTTCATTAAGTGTAATGACTTCGTCAAAGACGAGAATGGCAATGTAGTGGAACTGCATTGCACATACGACCCGGAGACAAAAAGCGGATCAGATTTTAATGCTCGTAAAGTGAAAGGAACGATCCACTGGGTAGAAGCGACACAGGCTGTCCCGGCTGAATTCCGTCTGTACGAACCGCTTATCCTCGATGAGCAGGAAGATGAGGAGAAATCGTTCCTAGAGAACGTCAATCCGAATTCACTGGAAGTCGTGCAAGGATTTGTCGAGCCGAACATGAAAGATGTGAAAGCACATGATAAGTTCCAGTTCTTCCGCCACGGTTATTTCAATGTTGATCCGAAAGATACGACAGCAGATGAGCTTGTATTCAATCTGATTGTATCGCTGAAGAGTTCTTTTAAATTGCCGAAGAAATAA
- a CDS encoding ABC transporter ATP-binding protein, producing MIELQNVSKRYITQSALTNISLTLPKGKIIGIIGENGSGKSTTLKLIAGLIQPTSGTILVDGIPVTRRISQYVAYLSELDQLYDFYTVQEIVKYYASQYPDFDQNKAQDMIQFFKLDPTKKVAHLSKGNRGRVKLVLTLSRNVPYILMDEPLSGLDPLVRDSVIRSLISFINFEEQTVIITTHEIAEIEPLLDYVIMISNGQVLASTEVEQIREQKQQSLLEWMKQLSS from the coding sequence ATGATTGAGCTGCAAAACGTCAGCAAACGCTACATCACCCAAAGCGCATTGACTAATATTTCTCTGACACTGCCAAAGGGAAAAATCATCGGCATTATCGGGGAGAACGGGAGCGGCAAGTCCACGACACTAAAGCTCATCGCTGGACTGATCCAACCAACAAGCGGAACTATACTCGTAGATGGTATTCCGGTTACGCGACGAATTAGTCAGTATGTTGCTTATTTATCAGAGCTTGATCAACTGTATGATTTTTATACGGTCCAGGAAATCGTCAAGTATTACGCTTCCCAATACCCGGACTTCGATCAGAATAAAGCACAGGATATGATTCAGTTCTTCAAGCTTGATCCAACTAAAAAAGTTGCGCATCTTTCCAAAGGGAATCGAGGAAGGGTCAAGCTTGTACTTACGCTGTCTCGTAACGTACCGTATATTTTGATGGATGAGCCGCTGTCTGGTCTTGATCCACTCGTGCGTGATTCTGTCATTCGCAGTCTCATCTCATTCATTAATTTCGAGGAACAAACGGTGATCATCACCACACACGAAATCGCTGAAATCGAACCATTGCTTGATTATGTAATTATGATCAGCAACGGTCAAGTGCTTGCCAGTACGGAGGTCGAACAAATCCGCGAGCAAAAACAACAAAGTTTGCTAGAATGGATGAAGCAACTATCCTCCTGA